The window AAGTAAGTGCCCAGTTTAAAATCGTGGCCTCGTCTCCCCGGTTTGCAACTCTCACTCCATTACTAAAAGCATTATTTTGAGCAGTTGCTTCTGTCCTACCAACCCAACCGCCTAAAACAAATCTGGGACTGAGTCGCCAAGTCGCTTCTATGCCATAAGAATCTAATGAAGTGGCAACATCTCCAAAGGGTTTTTCTGCTAAGGCGCTGCCAACTCCACCGGCAGTGCTGACATTATTATTTGCCACATCTTCTCCGGTAAAATAAGAGCGCACATAAGTCAAACCTAAACCTATACTTTCGGTGGGTTGCACAGTTACTTGCGCGATCGCACCAAAAGTCCCATTAAAAAATCCGCGTTTAGGACTCGGATCGCCACCTGAAAGATAATTGCCGGCTAAATAACCTACAGATACACCTAATCTTTTGCTGAAATTATAGGTGGCTCCCGCACCTACACCGGCACCACTCAGCCGATAAATAGGGTTACGCTGTCCAAATTGAGAGATAGTTCCTAGGGCAGCGCCGCCATAATCTAGGGCGTTGAGTGATGGGGCAAAATCATCGAGTTTACCGCCGGCAAATTCGATTAAAACGTTGCCTTTGTCGCCGAGAGGAAAGTTATACCAACCTAAATCAATGTCGAAATTATTGCCATTACCTCTATCTGGGTGGAGTCGCGCCATATTTGTGCCGGCAGCAGCACCTAAATTAGGAGTATTCGATGCGTATAAGCGAACTAATAAGCTATCTTTGCCCGTGAAACTTGTAATAAAATTGAGCCGCACTCGCTCAGATAAAGTGGGTACTGCGTTTCTGCCGGTGTCGATTTCTCCGATTATGTCGCTGGCAGCAAATACGACTTCTCCAACAAGTTTTGTGGTTGTAGAGAATTGATTGGCTTCTAATTCCGATGTACGGGCTTCTAAAGCGTCAATCCGATTTCTTAGAGTAGCTAGCTCACCTTGAAATTCTTCAAGCAGCCGGTTAAGAATTGCTAAATCTTCTTGGGTGACGAAGTCTCCCCCTGGCTGAATAAGCTGGGTAATGGCTTCCAAACAGGCATTTAAACCGGCAGCAAATTCATATCGCGTGATGGCGCGGTTTCCTCGAAATGTTCCATCGGGATATCCAGCGATACAGCCATATCGTTCAACTAAATTTTGTAAAGCTTGAAATGCCCAATCAGTCGGTTGCACATCAGACAGTTGGGAAACAGATGTTACTTGCTCCATTTCCTGATTTTCTACAGGAGTTTCGGCATTTTCTATTTGAGGGCTATCAAGATTTAATGGCTCATTTAGTGCGGGCATTTCTTCAACTGCTGCCGGCTCGATTGCGCTATCCTCAGATTTAATTGGCGACTCAAGAATTTGTAACTTTTTTGGAGATTCTTCAGCAATTGTCGCCATTGAAACACCCAGCACAGAGATTAAAATTGCAGGGCTAATGAGCAACAATCGCCACAAAACTTTATGCATTTTTCTCACACCCGGACACAGAGATGAATAGCGAAAAAAATAGCAAAAGCTGCTTTAGGATAATGTAGTCCAAGCTACAAGATCGCTTAACAGATCGAAGGCTGGGGAAGGCTGGTTGCGCTGGCAGTAGAATGATTAAAAATCCATAAACAGTGCAAAAGAAAGTGAAATTAGAACATCTAGACTGCTCACACTTCAGCGTTGGTAAGGCTTTGCCAATAGTAAAAATTAGTTTAAGTCTTGGGACACTTGTTAGAAAAATTAGAATTTTGTAGTAAAGATTACAATTTTTTGTAAGAAGCAAGGTTTATTATCACACGTTATATGTAGCGTCCATCTATCCTTTGGATTAATAAAGATATGGTAAGGCGATTAGGCCGGCGTAAATTTTTGCTCTATGGTTCCGCAACTCTAGGAACCAGTATTTTCTTGAAAGCTTGTAGCGGATCGCCGACACAGAGTGGAACAAATGCCACGACGACAGGGACTTCTCCCTCTCCAAGCGCTACAACAGTTGCCGCTGCTAGTGGGGACACCATCAAAGTAGGCATTCTTCACTCACTCACCGGCACGATGGGAATTAGTGAAAAAAGCGTCGTTGATGCTGAACAACTCGCTATAGAAGAGATTAACAAAGCCGGTGGTGTTCTGGGCAAACAGATCCAAGCAGTTGTAGAAGATGGGCAATCAGATTGGCCAACTTTTGCAGAGAAAGCGAGAAAGCTGATAGAACAGGATAAAGTTGTTACTGTTTTTGGTTGCTGGACTTCTGCAAGTCGTAAAGCAGTGCTGCCGGTGTTTGAGCAGAAAAATCATATGCTCTGGTATCCCGTGCAGTACGAAGGTCAAGAGTGCTCCAAAAATGTTTTTTACACAGGTGCCGCACCAAATCAGCAAATCGAGCCGGCGGTTGATTGGCTATTAGAAAATAAAGGCAAAAGGTTCTTTTTAGTTGGCTCTGACTACGTTTTTCCCCGCACAGCTAATACCATTATTAAAGCCCAGCTAGAAGCCAAAGGTGGCGAAACAGTTGGTGAAGATTACTTAACACTAGGAAGTACAGAAGTAACGCCGCTGATTACCAAGATTAAAGCAGCTTTGCCCGATGGCGGCGTAATTTTTAACACCCTAAATGGCGATAGTAACGTTGCTTTCTTCAAACAATTGCAAGGTGCCGGTTTGAGTCCGGATAAGTATCCGACAATGTCGGTCAGTATTGCTGAAGAAGAAGTCAAAGCCATCGGTGTAGAGTATCTCAAAGGCCACTATGCCGCCTGGAATTACTTCCAAACTGTAGATACCCCTGCTAACAAGAAATTTGTGGAAGCGTTCAAGGCAAAATATGGGGCTGATCGGGTAACCAATGACCCAATGGAAGCAGCTTATATTATGGTTTACTTGTGGAAACAAGCCGTTGAGAAAGCGAAAACACCTGATGATTTAGAATTAGTGAGAGCTGCGGCTTTAGGACAGACTTTTGATGCGCCTGGAGGATTAGTCACATTAGACAATAATCATCATTTAGCTAAAGTCGTGCGCTTAGGGCAAGTCAGGGATGATGGTTTGTTTGAGATTGTTTACTCTACAGCTAAAGCAGTTGAGCCTTTACCCTGGAATCAATTTGTGAAAGACACGAAGGGCTTCGCTTGTGATTGGTCAGATCCAGCAAAAGGTGGAAAATACAAGAAAGCCTAAAATCTAAAAATTTAGGTTCTTTAACCGCAGATTCACAAATAAAACACAGAAAATTTTAATAAAATATCTGTGTTTATCTGCGGTTAAAAACTAAACTAGAATTTTTAATGTTAATTCAACTCCTACTTCCTCTTCAAACTAGGCTAAGTGGACTACAAACGAACCCCACAAGAAAAGATAAAACTCGGAGAAAAATTCCGTGAACAATTTAGCTCTGCAAGTCATTGATGGTTTATTTAATGGAATAAGTATTGGCGCAGTCTTATTAATTGCGGCTCTGGGGTTAGCAATTATCTTTGGCTTGATGGGCGTAATTAACATGGCTCACGGCGAGTTAATGATGCTGGGAGCTTATACAACTTTTGTGGTGCAAAATGCCTTCAAGATATTGGGTACACCTTGGTCGGAATTATATATTTTCTTTGCATTAATTTCTGCGTTCTTAGTAACGGCATTAGCAGGTTTAATCTTAGAAAAAGGGGTCATTCGCTACCTTTACGGTCGTCCT of the Microcoleus sp. FACHB-672 genome contains:
- a CDS encoding iron uptake porin, yielding MHKVLWRLLLISPAILISVLGVSMATIAEESPKKLQILESPIKSEDSAIEPAAVEEMPALNEPLNLDSPQIENAETPVENQEMEQVTSVSQLSDVQPTDWAFQALQNLVERYGCIAGYPDGTFRGNRAITRYEFAAGLNACLEAITQLIQPGGDFVTQEDLAILNRLLEEFQGELATLRNRIDALEARTSELEANQFSTTTKLVGEVVFAASDIIGEIDTGRNAVPTLSERVRLNFITSFTGKDSLLVRLYASNTPNLGAAAGTNMARLHPDRGNGNNFDIDLGWYNFPLGDKGNVLIEFAGGKLDDFAPSLNALDYGGAALGTISQFGQRNPIYRLSGAGVGAGATYNFSKRLGVSVGYLAGNYLSGGDPSPKRGFFNGTFGAIAQVTVQPTESIGLGLTYVRSYFTGEDVANNNVSTAGGVGSALAEKPFGDVATSLDSYGIEATWRLSPRFVLGGWVGRTEATAQNNAFSNGVRVANRGDEATILNWALTLAFPDLGKEGSLGGIVVGMPPKITNSDVAEDRDSSLHLEAFYRYQITDNIGITPGLMVILDPEHNNENKTMYVGTLRTTFTF
- the urtA gene encoding urea ABC transporter substrate-binding protein — its product is MVRRLGRRKFLLYGSATLGTSIFLKACSGSPTQSGTNATTTGTSPSPSATTVAAASGDTIKVGILHSLTGTMGISEKSVVDAEQLAIEEINKAGGVLGKQIQAVVEDGQSDWPTFAEKARKLIEQDKVVTVFGCWTSASRKAVLPVFEQKNHMLWYPVQYEGQECSKNVFYTGAAPNQQIEPAVDWLLENKGKRFFLVGSDYVFPRTANTIIKAQLEAKGGETVGEDYLTLGSTEVTPLITKIKAALPDGGVIFNTLNGDSNVAFFKQLQGAGLSPDKYPTMSVSIAEEEVKAIGVEYLKGHYAAWNYFQTVDTPANKKFVEAFKAKYGADRVTNDPMEAAYIMVYLWKQAVEKAKTPDDLELVRAAALGQTFDAPGGLVTLDNNHHLAKVVRLGQVRDDGLFEIVYSTAKAVEPLPWNQFVKDTKGFACDWSDPAKGGKYKKA